The Methanobrevibacter sp. TLL-48-HuF1 genomic sequence ATTATCAAATGAAATATCATTAAGCTGACCTACATGATGTATTGCATTTGCAATATTGTTTCCACCAATAATCACTACAGTAACATTAACAGTTACTCCATAAGGATTTTTCGGATTTTGAACAATAATAGGCAATGCATAAGTATAAGCCTGGTTTCTGTAAAATACAATATTTTTAAGAGAAGCTACACCGTCTACAAATAAAGCAGAACCGTTAACAGCTGTATTATATCTGAATATTGCATTATCATAAGTTACATTATTACCCATAGTATATATAGCTCCACCTAAACCAGTATTTAAATCATTGTTAAATGGATTAGCATGGTTGGAGTAGAACTGTGAATTGGTTACTTTTATATGACTTCCTTTTACACCTATAGCTCCTGCATCACCTTCTACAGTGTTATTTGCAAAGTAAGAACTGTCTATATTAACATTATTTCCACTGATTCCTAAAGCTCCTGCTTGAGATTTTGAAACACCATCAGAAATAGCTTTATTTCCTATAAAAGTAGCGTTCAAAACATTAACATAACTTCCTTCCACCCTCACAGCACCTGCGAAGTGTGCAGAATTATTTACAAATGTTGCATTTTGAATTTTAACATTATTTCCTTTTACATAAATAGCTCCAGCATAATTTTTAGCAGAGTTATTTCCAAAATTAGAATTTAAAACAGTTATTCCATCATCAACAACATAAACAGCTCCACCATTATCAGCAGCTTTATTTGATAGGAATGTGGAGTTATCTACAGTTATATCATTACCATGAGTAGTAATAGCACCACCGATAGGTGCAGCGTTTCCTTCAAAATAAGAATTTGAAATTTTTACATTTTGACCTGTAGTACCGTCATATCCGGTAGAGATTGCACCACCAAAACCGGTTGCAGTGTTGTTAATAAAGATACAATCTTTCAATTCACCGTTTGCATGGAAAGTGGTAGCCGCTCCCCTATATGCAATATTGCCTATAAAAGTACAGTTATAAACAGTACTTCCCGGTCTGAAACAAAGTGCACCTGCATGAGAGTTATTAACATCCGAATTTGCATGATTATATTCGAATGTACAATTAGAAACTGTACCCAATACCTGTAATGCAGCACCAAAGGCATTTCCCTTTGTTGATGTGGCATAATTGTTCATAAATTTAGTGTTACTTACTTTATTGCTGCTGGAACCAACAATTGTAATTCCAATAGCCATTGCCCCTATAGAAGAAACATAATTATCACGAACAATACAGTCAGTCATTGACCCGTCAAAACTTGCAGTTCTGACAACATAACTATTTGTTACAGTATTGTAAGTACTGGTAGCTTTATTGTTAACCAAAGTACAACGAGATAATGTTACTGTATTTTCTGAATATAATGCAGAATGAACATCTCCTCTTGAGCTAGATGATGCTTCACAGTTACTGATAACACAGTTTTCCAAAACAAGATTAGAACCTGAACTGTAAACACCAGCACCATTTGCATCACGTCCTGAATATTTACCATTAGTTATTATAATGTTCTTCAGAGTTATGCTGCTGGCTCCAATGTTAAACACACGGGAACTTGATTTTGCATCTAATGTAGACATTTCATTACCAGTTCCACCTTTGTTTGGATTAATAGAACCGTCAATAGTAATCTTATCTTTATTAGAAAACCATCCGCCAGCTACAGAAATCTCACTGCCGGATCCTGTGAACGTGTGATTGTTTAAATAAATTGTATCACCAGACTGAGCCTGATTTATTCCATTCTGAACATCGCTAAATGTTCCATCATTATTTATATCAATGTCTGCTGCAGAACTAGCTCCAATTATTAATAAGAATAATAAAGCCGATCCAACAACAGCAAATATCTTTTTAACCATTTTATCAACTCACCAATTATAGAATTCAAAAAATTTTCTCATGTAAATTATTATGTGAACATGAAAATTCTACAGGATTATATTTGGAACATATGATGTATATATGTTTCTATTCAGCTATACAAAATATTATAATTAAAAAAGTTAATTATATGAAGCATTATAAATAACCTCAATCAATTAAACAATATATAATTTCCCCCCCCAATATGACAAAAATACCATACATAATCAGTTTTAACTGCATATTATTCAAAATAACAATAATATTCAATTATGTTATAGCTAAAAAATATGAAAAATAATTATGAAATGTTTAACAAAAAAGATAATGCATATAAAATTCGTTCAGAATATTAAGTTCACCTAATAATCCATAAATTATACCCTAATTAATTAAATAATTGATTAACAAAAATAAAAGTTGAGGAATAATATGAATAAACAAAGAAAATACAAACAACGAACTCTGGAAGTTCATGCAGGTGAAAAAGTGGATCCTGTTACCGGCGCCAGAGCTACACCTATATACCATACCAGCTCATATGCTTTTGAAAGTGCTGAAAAAGCTAAAAAATTATATGCTCTTGAAGAAGAAGGTTATCTATACACCAGAATATCAAATCCTACATTAGATGTTTTGGAAAAAAGAGTGGCTGCAATTGAAGGAGGTGTTGGAGCTCTTTCACAGTCAACAGGTATGAGTGCAATTTTACTGGCTATTTTAAATATAGCTAACTCAGGAGATGAAATTGTAGCATCAAATAATCTTTACGGAGGTACATTTACATTATTTAAAAATACCATGCCTAACTGGGGAATCAAAGTAAATTTCGTACCTACACATGATCTGGAAGCTTATGAAAATGCAATAAATGAAAATACCAAAGCAATTTACTGCGAATCTATAGGCAATCCGAAATTAGACATTCCTGATTTTGAAGAAATAGCTAAAATAGCTCATAAGCATGATTTGCCTTTGATTGTTGATAATACTTCAGCTATTACAATGATCAGGCCTTTGGAACATGGTGCAGATATTGTTGTTCATTCTGCCACTAAATTCTTATCAGGAACCGGAACCAGCATGGGTGGAGTTATTGTTGATGGAGGTACTTTTAACTGGGCAAATGGTAAATTTCCACAGTTCACTACACCAGATCCAGCATATCATGGTTTAATTTATAGTGAAGCTTTTGGAAATAAAGCCTACATCACCAAAGCCCGTGTGCATTTAATGAAAGATTTAGGTACTGTTTTAAGTCCGATTAATGCATTTTTAATCCTGCAAAGTATTGAATCTCTCTCCTTAAGAGTTAATCAGCACTGTAAAAATGCTTTGGAAATAGCTAAATTTCTGCAAAATCATGAAGCTGTTTCCTGGGTTAATTATCCTGGTCTTGAAGATAATGAAAACCATGAAATGGCTGAAAAATACTTAAACGGCAATTATGGTGGAATTGTTGGTTTTGGAATTAAAGGTGGCTTGGAAGAAGGTAAGAAGTTTATTGAAAGTGTTGAGCTTTTAAGTCATGTAGCTAATATCGGTGATGCAAAATCTTTAGTTATTCATCCGGCCAGTACCACTCATTCCAATATGAGTGAAAAAGAACAGCTTGAAGGGGGAATTACACCCGACTTTATCAGAATGTCTGTAGGTATTGAAGATGCTGAAGATTTGATAGCTGATATTGACCAGGCATTAAAAAAAGCAGTTAGCTAGAAAGGATTTTTACCTTTCTACCTATATTCTGATACTAAATGACTTATTTGATCAGTAGAAATAATTCCTTTTAGTTTGAAATCATCATCTACAACTGGAAGACATGAAATATCCAATTTTCTCATTCTACGTGCTGTTGATTCAATAGAGTCATCTGCATGACAGAATTTAACTGTTTTTGTCATTATTTCCTTTAAATCATTTGAATTTGTAGCTATTGCTTTAGACAAATCCCAGCTGGTTACTATTCCAATCAGTTTTTTATCATTTGTAACTACTGGAATATGAGTAACATTACGGTTAAACATTAATTTTGCAGCTTCTTCTATTTGTGCCTGTTCTGTGATTGTAGCTACATCTGTAAGCATTAAATCTTCAACTATATTATCTGACAGGAATTTGGATAAAATATAGTTAAGCTGACCTTTTTCAAGTAAAAATGCATCATGACCGTAATTAGATTTAAGTTCTGAAAAGCTTACTTCAACATCATTTGCATTAAGAGCAGTCAGAATTTCTGTTCCCTGTTCAACAGGATATAACCAGTCTGAATCTACTGAAATAATTTCAACTTTTGCTTTAACATCTTTAAAACCATCAATTAATGAGTTGTTTTGGGCAAGATCAAATAAATCTACTGCTTTTGTAATATATAAATAGCTATTTGCATCAAAACGTTTTACAAAGCTTGCTCCCTGATGATGAAGATAACTTTCAACCTGAAAATCCATTGATAAATCATATGTAATTTCATCCTTATCCTGCAAATCCCTACCAAATTTAAGATACATTGATTCATCACTTAAATAAGTAATATGGGCTATCATACGAGCTACTGACAGTCCCTCTTTTGGAATTTTACCTGTTCCGTAATAATTTCCACCATTCCAGTTTGGATCACCTACTATTGACTGGCGACCTACTTCATTAAATGCTATTTGCTGTGGTGAAGATCGTGCTGTTGTAGCTATTGCAACTGCTTTTTTCATCATTTCAGGATATGAAACAAGCCATTGCAAGGTTTGCATTCCTCCCATTGAACCTCCAACAACTGCAGATAACTTGTCAATTCCAAATGCATCAATCAATCTTTTTTGAACCTTAACCATGTCTTTTATTGTAATAACCGGAAAATCCAGACCGTATTCTTTACCCGTTTTTGGATTAATTGATAATGGACCTGTTGTTCCTTTACATCCACCTAATACATTAGAACAAATTATAAAGTACTTTTCACTGTCCAAAGCTTTTCCAGGACCTATTACTATTTCCCACCATCCAGGTTTTTTATCTCCTTCATGCCATCCTGCTGCATGTGCATCTCCAGATAATGCATGACATATTAAAATTGCATTATCCTTTTCTTTGTTAAGTTCACCATAAGTTTCATAAGCTACTGTGATGTTATCAAGAGTCTTTCCACTTTCTAGTTCAATTGGCTCTTCAATATTATAATACTTTGTTTGAACAACTCCAACTGATTCTTTTTTCATTTAAAACACCTAATATTTCTGTATTTTCAGTTTTTTCATAGCCTGTTTTGAAGCGGCCTGTTCAGCTTCTTTTTTATTTTTACCTTTACCAACACCCATTTCCTTTCCATCAATCAATATAGATATTATAAATGTTTTATTATGAGGCACACCACACTCATCAAGTATTTTATATTCAATATCCACTTCCTGAGCGTCACCGTATTCTTTTATTACTGATTTATAATCAAAGAAAAATACTTTTTTTGCATCAATATATGGAAATATTATTTTTGAAATATAATTTTTTGCAAATTCTATACCCTGATCCAAAAATATTGCTCCTAAAAATGATTCAAAAACATCTGCAGTAATTGACAAAACCTCATTTTCAGTTATTTTGCTGTCATCACCATATATTTTGATATGCTTATCCAAACCTAATTCATGGGAATAATAAATTAATGCTGCCTGACAAACATAATTTGCTCGCAGTTTAGTTAATTTACCTTCTTCATAATCAGGATATTGTTTATATAAATATTCTGAAACAATCATATTCAAAACAGAATCTCCTAAAAACTCTAATCTTTCATATGTATAATCCAAACCGTGTTTTGTTCCGTAAGACCCATGAGTAAATGCAACATCATAGAGATGTTTATCCTTTGGGACTATGTTAAATTTTTCTAATAAATTCATAATAAGACCAGATTTCTTTAAATATGTTAATAAATTTTGTTTTTAGGTTTATATAAATATATAGTTGTAAAAAGAAGTATATATAACTATTGTTATAAAAAAATATTATTTTTCAAATGCTCTTGCTTTCTTTTTATAATGCAAAAATAACCAATATTAGAAATAACAGGATTTGGTAATTATGAAATTAAATTGGTTCGAAGAAATAAAAAGAATTGACCCTGATATAAAATTTAGAGCACAGGGCGGATGGTTAAAAACTGTTGAAAAACTAGATAAAACAGTAAAAAACGGATATTCACTTGTTGGAGACTTTGTAAAAGCAGGGGACTTTGAAGAAGAATATGATGAAGGATTATACCTTGATTGCAATAAAGAAGGAACTACTAAAAAATCTCAGCAGGACTACAGACTATTCCGTTTCAAAGATGGGAAAGTAAGACTCCTGGATATGGTAATTGACGGTTCACAGGGATGGGCTACAGAGTTATGGGATGCTGTAGAAGATGAAGTTCCAAGTGTAATCGATTAATCCAGAGAATCTATATGTGGATTTAAGTACTGTCCATGATTTTTGGTTCTATTATCATATTGAATTGCAAAGTTGGGACACAGATGAAGGCACCTCAAACACATAACACACTCATTTTTAATCCATACTGGTTTTTTCATCTGTAATTCAATAGCATCAGCTGGACAGTTGTTTTTACATAATCCCCATCCAATACATTTTTCATCAATATGCAAATAACCGGTTTTCTGCCGGATTTGCTGATTTTTCTAAAAATATCACAGACAAATTTAGGTAACTTTCTTTTAACAAAATCCCCCTGATTTTTACTTGCAATTTTAGAAATTACATCTTCAATCAGCCTATCAGAATTTAAAGTCTGTTTATTAATTTTATCTTTATCTGATAAATTAAAAACCGGCGTCCATGTATCAACCACTAGAATACTGAATTTAGCAGATACATTAAACCCTTTAGATTCAATTAACTCAGCAAGATATCAGCAGCAGTACCCTGGACTTGTTCCAAAAGTAGCAATTAAAAAAAATGTAAGGATTTTTATCTTCAGATATTATATTAATCTTTGATAAAAACCCTTCAACAAATGTGGGAAGGCCCCAAAAGTGAGTAGGAACTACAATACCTAAAGACTCGTCTTTTTCCAAATAAACAGAATCATTATATCCAATCATAGATTTTGCAATATCTCGTGTTTTTTACTAGCTATTCTATTTGCAACATATTTACAGTTTCCAGTTGCAGAATAATAAATTATCATATTATTTGGATTTCTGAGCTACTTTAGGTACAAACTTGGAAGACCTTTTAGGAATAGCATATTCATCTTTTTTAGGACATTTATACTCTTCCAAAAGTATTATTTTATGGTCAATATTTTTGCTGAAATTCTTTTGACCTCCTTCAATAATGCCTCTGAAATTTACGCCAATGCTTCCAGTTCCACCAATATTAAATTTTATTTTTTCAGAAGGGGCAAAATCTTCAAAAAACCTTTCAAGTTCAACCATTTCATAAATTGGAGCTTGATAACTAACGGCCATTAATTTGTTTTGTCCCTCTCTGATTTTAACATATTTCTGTTCAATCTGCAGTTTTTCACCAGAACGAACTTTAGTCATTGTTATATAAGGGCTTATCTCGTTATCATCCATCTTTTACACCTATTATTTTATATGATGAAACACACAATTATCGCAGGTAGGCTCTTCATAAGTATCTTTAGGGATATTAATAGCTGGGTCTACCATGACAGTTATTGAAAATGTTTCCTCAGGATTATGTGTTACATTTTTAGAAATCGGCAACATTCCCCTGTAATTTACAGGAATATAGCCAGTTTGACTAATATTGTAATAAATTCTTTCACCGGAAGTTAATGAATCAAAAAATTCATTAACATCTTTCAGTTGTTTAGGGTTTATGGTAAATGTTATACCCATTAAATGATCTTGCCTTTGTTTAATCTTTACATATTTAACATTAGCTGCCAATACTTCCTGATTATCTGTTACAAAGGTTACATATTCATCTAAGTTTATGTTTTCTTTTTTAACAATCTCTTTTAATTGAGTCATAATTAAAAACCCCCTATGAAATTTAATGAAATAACTTATTCCATTGCATGATGTTATTACATAACTTATTTATAAATGTAACTATTTTTTAGGTACACAAAAATTATGGCCAGATTCCTGAAAAATTGCAGATTAAATTAAAAATTTCTTCAATTGTTTCTACAGGCAATAAATCAAAGATATTTTTAGGTAAGTGTTTTTTATCAAAGTTCAATAAACATTTTTCACAGACATATCGCTCAATTGCAATTCCGTCATCTAACCTTCTGTTTTTACATTGATACCATTCATCTTTAGTTAATCCCCTGATTAGAAATTTAAAAGACTTGCTGTCAATCAGCTCCAAAGTTAAATTATGATATACTTCATCACCAGTAAAATTATCATCAACTTCACTGGCTTTTAATTTAAAATCAGAAACCAGATTTAATTCCTGAATCTTTAAATCAAGATATTTTTTAGATAATGCAATGTTAAATACTCTATGTAATCCATTTATATAATCAAAAGATTTTTCCAATCTTTTTATAGAATTTAATCTATTTAAATAATTCACATTGCTAATAATCATTTCTGATTCAATATTGAAATTTCTAATCATTAGCTTTACAATAGAAGAATAAAATATATTGCCAGTTAATGAATGTCCTCTGATTTCCTTATTTTTATTAATTACAGTAGCTTGATTATCAAAAACTAATTCCTTCTGTTTTTTACGAATTAAATTTAATTTATCTTTAAAATCCCCATAGTTTTTCGAAACATATTCCGGATCATAAAACCCTAACTTTTGAGCATCAAGTGCATAATTAACCTGAACCAGTTCTTCCTGTTTTGCCCTTAATTCCTGAGAAATCTTATTTACCTCTCTTCGCTTTCCTTCTGCAGTAAAATCAGAAAATTTATATTTCATATCCGGCCAGTTTTCAATTTCACTTAATTCCTGTTTAACAGCAACAGTATTCAGATTATGAAATGGTATAACAATGTCAAATATTCCCTGAATATTTTCAGGAACATTAATCTCAACAATTTCAAATTCAGCAGCCACTCTCTGAAGTACATATTCATAAGCTGGAGATAAACTTATAACATTAACATCTTCAAAATTCATTATAACTCTGTCAAATTTATTTAAATTTTTAAAAAGATTTCTAATTAAATGGTCACTTTATTTCACTGCCTAATTCTTTTGCTATGAAAACTTCCCTTTCAGACATGCGTTAAATCCTAAAAATTATTTTGAAAATAAAAATTTTAATTAATAAAAAATAATCCAATAAATCGCTAAATAAGTTTTTATAAAAATAGAAAAATAGAATTGATGAAGATTAAATAAATAATCTTCAGATTTTACCAACTTAAACTAATCTTTTTCTAGTAGTTGGTTTTTTGTTTTGCCAGCTGTATCTTCTAATCCTTTTAGATTTACCGAATCCACAAGAAGCACAAACTTTTTTATGTATGTGGTAAGTGTTTCTTCCACATCTTCTGCATCTTATATGGGTTTTTTTATTCTTTTTACCCATTGATGGAGTACCTTTTGACACTGATACACCTCCTAATTAATCAGTTCGTTTATTACAAATATTAGAATTAAAATAGTACTTATGGTGAGATATAGACAATATTGTCTCCTCTAATGAGCACAACACCAAGTCTTCTAGTAACTTCTCCGTCTTGGAGTTCTTCTGCATCATTAAGAACTAAGTTCATATGTAAATCAAAACTTTTAAGTATTCCTCTAAATTCACGATCTCCTTTAAGTTTTATTAAAACAGGAGAGTTTACAGATTTGCCTAAAGCATCAAGTGGTCTTTGAACATTTTGTCCGCTCATTTTATCACCTTATATTACTATAATTTTTTATTGTATTTTATAATTTAAAAGCAATTGGAAATAATCACTTTCTTAAATATTAGACATAATATAATCAAGTTTAGATAAGACAAAACCTAATTAAAACTAATATTAAATTATATGCTTTTACTACTATATAAATGTTTAGTTTGATTTAAGGGTGTCCGCCAAAATTGAATTTTGGCTGACTTGTTGATTTTTTTTAAAATATTGTTACATCAAGTTTTAATTGGTTTTTAATGGATGTGCTTTCGCAGAAATCTTCTAAATCTTCTGTTGTGTTTTTTATTTCTTGTTTTATGTTGTGTAGTCGTATTAAATTATATGCTAATGCATCTAAGTTTATTCTTTCTTCTGTTTTTACCATTCCGATGACTACTTCTTTTTCTATTTGGAATTGTTCTTTGAATATTCCAAATGGTCCTTCAACGCTTGATCTTTTGCTATATTCGTCTTTATATTCCTGTTTTTCCATTTTTTCGTTCATTGCTTTTTGCATTTCTGATCCGTATTCTGTGATGGTTTTGTGTGTTTGTTTGCCTGTTAAGCATTTGTTTCGTGCTTTGCAGTTTTTACAGGCTTCATAATTGTTGTAGAGTCTTTTTATTTTGTCTGGTTTTTCTGGATCTTTGTGTGGTTCGATGTATTTTGCGAAAAAGTGCATATATTGATTTTTTGGGCATTTGAATGCATCTAATTCATAATCATATTCAAAATGGTCTTTATGGTATGGATTTGGATTTAATTTTCCTATTTTTTCTTTACTTTGCTTTCTATTTGGTATTAAACCATCTATTTTTTTATCTGCTAAGTATGATAGTGATATTTGGTTTAAGTATATTGTATCGGCACTTATATACTTTGGTGTGGTGTTAATGTTTCTTATTGCTCTTTCTGCGATTATTGGTAGTTCGTAGTGGTCTGTCGGGTTTTGTGTGACGTTTATTGCACAGATTAATTTGGTATCATAATCGACTGCAGATTGGATATTATAAGCAACCATGAAGTTTCCTTTCTTTCCTTTCATAAATCTTGCTTCTATATCATTTACTGGAATTTTATCCTGTCCTGTGAATGTAAATTGTGTTTTTATTCCATATAATAGTTCTAATTTATCTTCATCATCTATGTCTTTCTTTTCCAATAATCTTTGAGCAGGTTTGTGAAGTTTTTCAAGACATTCAGGGTCAATAGGTCGTCCTTCGTAGTAATCGATCAATATTTGAGTTTCTTTTTTTGTAATGGTGTTGTTGTTGGAATTGTATGCTTTTTTGATGGTTCCATCAATGGCAACGTGATTAAATTCAGTGAATCCTTCATCAAAGGCCTTTTTTAATGTCATTTGCAGCAATACTTCAAAATAATGGCCATATTCTCTTCGATATCTTTGGATTGATCTTTCAGAAGGTCTAATATCATCGCACACGTATTTAAATATATCATGGTATCGCGCCATATCTGCAATTATTGATGTTCTATCAATATGTTGGATTTTGGCATAAATAAGCAATTTTAACATGGAATCCACTGGAAGGGAGTCTCTTCCTTTCTTTTTCTTGGGTTCTTTGATATTTAAAAGTGGAAAAACTTCTTCAACAAATTCAACAACAAAACGAGAAATATGATTCTCCGGAACATTCCAATCAAGAGTATTAATGCCCAATTTTGCCTGATTCCTATCAAACTTTCTTTTAACCATAAATAACAACACCAAAACAACTTATATCTAATATAAAATATGTACAACAAAGTATATAAACTTAACTGTCTTAAAACCATTAAAAATCAAAAATAAGAATAAAATAAAACTAAACAATAATTTAAAAAATAATTAAACCAAATAAAATAAAATAAACAAAAATTAATTGAAATATATTAAAAATAATAAAAATTAAGCCCAAAAATTTTTTTGACGAAAAATCAAAAATCAATTTTGGCGGACACCCTTAAGCCCAAAAAATAATATAAATCACTAATTTAACCGTAATTTACACTATATAAGACATCTAAATTTATTTTAAACAAAGTCATTAAAAAATTTAACTGAATTCATAACCAAAGAATATAATAAATAAAAATCAGATAATACATCATATCAAAATTTAAGGTATGGAAAAAATATGACTATAAAAGTTAAAAAAAGAAACTTCCTGAAAAAAAAGAAAATTAAAGAAATTAAAAAAGAATTAGAAGAATATGGTGAACTGCTGCAAAATAAGAAAAATGTAGAAATACTTGAAGCCGAACCTGATTCATTTATTTTAGTTGATGGTGAACCTTACATCATATTAATTGATGAAAAGCCATTTCCAACCTTAAAAGCTGCACTGGCTAATGAAATCCATGGAAAAAAAGTAACAGTAGATATGGGTGCTATCCGTTTTGTAAGTAATGGTGCCGATATTATGAGTCCGGGAATTGTAGCTGCTGATGAAAACATCAATCCTGGAGACATTGTTTTAATTATTGATGAAACACATGGAAAACCATTAGCTATTGGAATAAGCTTAATTACTGGTGAAGAAATGGTTGAAAATGATTCTGGTAAAGCTATTGAAACAAAACATTATGTTGGAGACGACATTTGGAACTTTGAATTATAATTTGGTGATTTAAATGGCAGAATTAAGATACAGAGCAGGAAAAATTAAAAATCCCGGAGTTCATAAAATTGGAATAATAGCTCTTGGATCACACTTGGAAAATCATGGTCCTGCATTACCTATAGATACTGATGCTAAAATCGGTGCTCACATTGCATTTCAGGCATCACTTGAAAGCGGAGCTAAATTTTTGGGAATAATATTTCCTGCTTATGAATTAGATGAAATAGATCATGGAGTGCATGTTTCTTTAGATGAATTAAAGGGAAATGTAATTAAAACTCTCAATTCTGCTAAAAAATATTTGGATATTGAAAAAATCGTTATTGTAAATTCACATGGAGGAAATATTCCTTTAATGACTGAACTGTATGATATTGAAGATGAAACAGGTTTGACTATTATTTTTAATAATAAAATTATTTCAACAGAAGGTCCCCATGGAGGCAGCGGCGAACTTTCAATGGCAAAGGTTTTAGGAATAGTCAATGAAGCTGAAATTAAAAACCAGACAGATTTAAGTAAATATGAAGAAGTTGGTCTATATGGTTTCAAGCAAGCCCGTGAAAATGACCCTAACATTGAAGAAGGTGCAAGAGATGTTGAAGAAAATGGAGTTTATGTTGAT encodes the following:
- a CDS encoding O-acetylhomoserine aminocarboxypropyltransferase/cysteine synthase family protein — encoded protein: MNKQRKYKQRTLEVHAGEKVDPVTGARATPIYHTSSYAFESAEKAKKLYALEEEGYLYTRISNPTLDVLEKRVAAIEGGVGALSQSTGMSAILLAILNIANSGDEIVASNNLYGGTFTLFKNTMPNWGIKVNFVPTHDLEAYENAINENTKAIYCESIGNPKLDIPDFEEIAKIAHKHDLPLIVDNTSAITMIRPLEHGADIVVHSATKFLSGTGTSMGGVIVDGGTFNWANGKFPQFTTPDPAYHGLIYSEAFGNKAYITKARVHLMKDLGTVLSPINAFLILQSIESLSLRVNQHCKNALEIAKFLQNHEAVSWVNYPGLEDNENHEMAEKYLNGNYGGIVGFGIKGGLEEGKKFIESVELLSHVANIGDAKSLVIHPASTTHSNMSEKEQLEGGITPDFIRMSVGIEDAEDLIADIDQALKKAVS
- a CDS encoding homoserine O-acetyltransferase, which codes for MKKESVGVVQTKYYNIEEPIELESGKTLDNITVAYETYGELNKEKDNAILICHALSGDAHAAGWHEGDKKPGWWEIVIGPGKALDSEKYFIICSNVLGGCKGTTGPLSINPKTGKEYGLDFPVITIKDMVKVQKRLIDAFGIDKLSAVVGGSMGGMQTLQWLVSYPEMMKKAVAIATTARSSPQQIAFNEVGRQSIVGDPNWNGGNYYGTGKIPKEGLSVARMIAHITYLSDESMYLKFGRDLQDKDEITYDLSMDFQVESYLHHQGASFVKRFDANSYLYITKAVDLFDLAQNNSLIDGFKDVKAKVEIISVDSDWLYPVEQGTEILTALNANDVEVSFSELKSNYGHDAFLLEKGQLNYILSKFLSDNIVEDLMLTDVATITEQAQIEEAAKLMFNRNVTHIPVVTNDKKLIGIVTSWDLSKAIATNSNDLKEIMTKTVKFCHADDSIESTARRMRKLDISCLPVVDDDFKLKGIISTDQISHLVSEYR
- the rnc gene encoding ribonuclease III, whose product is MNLLEKFNIVPKDKHLYDVAFTHGSYGTKHGLDYTYERLEFLGDSVLNMIVSEYLYKQYPDYEEGKLTKLRANYVCQAALIYYSHELGLDKHIKIYGDDSKITENEVLSITADVFESFLGAIFLDQGIEFAKNYISKIIFPYIDAKKVFFFDYKSVIKEYGDAQEVDIEYKILDECGVPHNKTFIISILIDGKEMGVGKGKNKKEAEQAASKQAMKKLKIQKY
- a CDS encoding EFR1 family ferrodoxin (N-terminal region resembles flavodoxins. C-terminal ferrodoxin region binds two 4Fe-4S clusters.) is translated as MHIDEKCIGWGLCKNNCPADAIELQMKKPVWIKNECVMCLRCLHLCPNFAIQYDNRTKNHGQYLNPHIDSLD
- a CDS encoding DUF4041 domain-containing protein, whose amino-acid sequence is MNFEDVNVISLSPAYEYVLQRVAAEFEIVEINVPENIQGIFDIVIPFHNLNTVAVKQELSEIENWPDMKYKFSDFTAEGKRREVNKISQELRAKQEELVQVNYALDAQKLGFYDPEYVSKNYGDFKDKLNLIRKKQKELVFDNQATVINKNKEIRGHSLTGNIFYSSIVKLMIRNFNIESEMIISNVNYLNRLNSIKRLEKSFDYINGLHRVFNIALSKKYLDLKIQELNLVSDFKLKASEVDDNFTGDEVYHNLTLELIDSKSFKFLIRGLTKDEWYQCKNRRLDDGIAIERYVCEKCLLNFDKKHLPKNIFDLLPVETIEEIFNLICNFSGIWP
- a CDS encoding 50S ribosomal protein L37e codes for the protein MSKGTPSMGKKNKKTHIRCRRCGRNTYHIHKKVCASCGFGKSKRIRRYSWQNKKPTTRKRLV
- a CDS encoding LSm family protein, which translates into the protein MSGQNVQRPLDALGKSVNSPVLIKLKGDREFRGILKSFDLHMNLVLNDAEELQDGEVTRRLGVVLIRGDNIVYISP
- a CDS encoding transposase, whose product is MVKRKFDRNQAKLGINTLDWNVPENHISRFVVEFVEEVFPLLNIKEPKKKKGRDSLPVDSMLKLLIYAKIQHIDRTSIIADMARYHDIFKYVCDDIRPSERSIQRYRREYGHYFEVLLQMTLKKAFDEGFTEFNHVAIDGTIKKAYNSNNNTITKKETQILIDYYEGRPIDPECLEKLHKPAQRLLEKKDIDDEDKLELLYGIKTQFTFTGQDKIPVNDIEARFMKGKKGNFMVAYNIQSAVDYDTKLICAINVTQNPTDHYELPIIAERAIRNINTTPKYISADTIYLNQISLSYLADKKIDGLIPNRKQSKEKIGKLNPNPYHKDHFEYDYELDAFKCPKNQYMHFFAKYIEPHKDPEKPDKIKRLYNNYEACKNCKARNKCLTGKQTHKTITEYGSEMQKAMNEKMEKQEYKDEYSKRSSVEGPFGIFKEQFQIEKEVVIGMVKTEERINLDALAYNLIRLHNIKQEIKNTTEDLEDFCESTSIKNQLKLDVTIF
- a CDS encoding RNA-binding protein produces the protein MTIKVKKRNFLKKKKIKEIKKELEEYGELLQNKKNVEILEAEPDSFILVDGEPYIILIDEKPFPTLKAALANEIHGKKVTVDMGAIRFVSNGADIMSPGIVAADENINPGDIVLIIDETHGKPLAIGISLITGEEMVENDSGKAIETKHYVGDDIWNFEL